A region of the Salvia splendens isolate huo1 chromosome 11, SspV2, whole genome shotgun sequence genome:
gggggagagggtGTGTATCACATGGggctgaatttgaattcaaaatgtcATTTACCAAGAATGGGCCAACATttccttccccatgcaaagtagcttttggcctttcctttttttgtgAATCACATGCAGCCACATCCAAGCATGCCACCCCATCTCCCTTAGGATTCACGTGAGGATTTGTACCATCTTTGACCAAATGGGTGGCCAACTCCATCCCCATGTGTGATTCACCATTATTCCGGCCAGCCGGCGCCGGAGAAGTTCCGGCCACCTCCTCGCAATCGGGTCCGGCCATGTCGCACGTCAGGGCATTCCCTTGTTTCGCCATTTGAGCTAGAGAGCTCAACATCTCCTCAACGAGGGAGTGCTCGGTTTTCGGCGACCCCTTCTCCTCACCATGGAGCTCGGTGAGAAGATTATCCGCCATTTCAAATACCATCTTCTTCTTGGCCCTACTCACCCCCGAACCTGATTCAAGGCCGTCACATTTGAGAGCTCGGTGTGCTTTCTCCGGGTAAGGCGTGCCCACCCTCTTTGATTTTGGCCGTGCAATCAATGGGAAGGTCCACTCCGGCGAGTATATGGGGTGCCTCGTTTGTGACAAGGTCGTGCCCTCCCCCTCCGGTCGCTCACCTCCGGATTTCACCATGCTATCGGGAGCCACCACATGTCACCACAGTCCGGGGCCTGGATGACATATGGAAGTCTGGCCTCACCAAATCAATCTCCATTTTTGTTTGGAGGCTGCTTTCTAATCGTATCCCGGTCGACACAAAGCATCAATGGAGGAAGATCGAGATGGCATCTAAATGCCAATGTTGCCCATACAGGCCAAGCATTGAGTCTCTCCAACACCTTTTCATTCAAGGCTCCGGGGCAGCCAGAGTGTGCAGAGAATTTGAAGGCCGGTTTGAAGGACCCTCGCCCGCAATCCGGATCAATGACACTATACCGGAACGCCTGGAGGTCTGGTCGCGAAGAACCCGGCAAGATAACAAGAAGCACCTTAGCCATGCCATGCCTTACCTTATCATGTGGTTTCTTTGGGCCGAGCGAAATCGGAGCCGGCACCAAATGACCCAATTCAAGGCGTACAACGTGGTTTGGTAGGTACAAACTTATATCCGAAACAACATGACTAATAGGAGCATAAAGCAAAAACATTGGAAGGGAATGAAAATCAACTTGAACATACCGGTCGAAGCCAAGACAAGGGCGCCAAGGCCAATTGTCGTGTTGATCAAATGGCACCCCCCGGACGGGGTATGGATAAAGGTCAATACGGATGGCGCGTTTATGCACACCCTTGGTTAGGCCGGAGGGGGAGGAATTGTCTATGACTTCGTGGGGAAGATGCTAGCCGCCTTCGCTACACCACTCCAAGCACACTCGGCCCTCGAGGCCAAACTCAAGGCTATCCACCACGGCCTAGTCTTGGCACAAGAGTTCAACCGACCAATATGGCTCGAGGCGGATTCCGAACAAGCGCTCAACCTCCTTAATGGAGCAAGTTGGTGGCCTCCTCAAGTTAGACACGAAGTAGCTCATTTAATAGTTCTCAAACGCCAAATTACCTTACGTGCGTCCTTTATTCATCGAAAAGATAACAAGGTGGCTGATTCTCTCGCAAAAATGGGTGCCGAAAAAACAAATTACCACCGCATGACCGCTAGTACAGCCCTTCGGCTTGTGAGGGCCATGGTTCGCATGGAGGAGATGGGAATTCCTAATATTCGAATCCGTGGTGAAGACCTTACCTAGCTTAGATgtgttgtttgtttttgtttttggaagGAGTAGGACGAGGTTCGCACCGTGTTAGCACGACGGCTTACTACTCTAATTGTATTTTTGAttggaacaccactttggggTGTGACCATGAATTGTAACCTTTTATTGAtgcaatatagggatgagggacccacgaacacTCCACCGTGacggtgtttgattaaaaaaaattatccactgagtgcatcaagtactttGCCctacatttctttttaaaaatgtgcaggttgagcgtgacgggtgcggtgggtatTGAGCAAgtccgttgaagaaatttaagtatctagaatgtgtcatgtcttcacacgtggcatattccttctctcaaatgcttccgctgagtagttgtccttcttttgagttcttgtatcgctgagataatattcatttttgagttgttgattgttgagatactctgattttattcgagctactcccatttgtttcgagctatggtagatttgtgttgttttcacctttcttccccgcttctttaatcctcccctagtcgcgatcaaccgggttttctatccttagaaaatgcgggcgtgacagtaATGGTTTGCTTGTtgaccaagtaaacccaaatttaAATCGTTATGCTTTAAATGAACTTCCACGATACTCtattgacaaaaataatcttgtCTTCGGTGCCATTTCATTACAGACATCACACATTGTATGTGTGTGGGCAATTTCGATTCAAAACGTTTGTTTGTTGACCAAGTAAACACATATATAAGAGTTATACTTCAAAtatgtttttaaaatttgacaataaCTTTGATGTTATATCGACCTAAACGATCCTTTCTTGATGCTTACCAAAATGAACGcttgtgtttttttaatcaaatacGCCCTTTGTGGGCGtggggtttaggcagacccccaacccATAAATAAAATCGAAATGTAATGTTCCAAAAACATGATCTTATcccaaaagtgactaagatctaaacaagaacatgaagatGCAAAGTAGAGGTCCCACAAGTCGGGATCCTCCATTCTATCAAGTGGAAAAAAGAGGACTAAATACACTAAATGGAGAAACGAAAAAGACCAAAACCAACCACCAGAAGAGCTAGatcaacccacatctctacatcggaaacggaagttaggatatctCAGCTAGTCCATCCTAACTAGCACCTTCAGGTACCGAGGCGCAGAGATTGGATCAAAATATGTAAGGGCaagggtctggacccccctacctgccagaaaaTTAGCATCCCGGTTTCCTTCTCTGTAGATATGTGAGAATCGAACCTGCCGCTGAGCTGTCATgctccggatcaaagccataTGATGTCTAAAATCCGCGGAGCTAAGGTGTCCAGATGACAACAAACTAACTAGACCCACTGAGTCCAGCTCTATCCAAATGTGAATAGAAAGCTCCATAGCCATCTCCAAACCCctaatcagagccaaaagctCCTCTTCAAAACTCGATGATGCAGCTACCGGTGCATAAAAAGCCCGCAGAAGGCCTCCATCAGAACCACGAACCAATCCTCCCTCCTCCACCGCCAGTGTCGATGTAGAGAAGGCACCGTTTGTCTTCAACTTCACCCAAGGTGCATTAGGAGGATGCCATAGgaccattttttatttaaaacaccacgagggtggagggttaaggcagacccacacctgtgcattgccaaagaccattgcaacgaacaaacaaaacaccgagccgcccaaaagtgacgactcgccaagaCCTATTAGAGTACAAAGAGGGCCTCCCTatcaactagagtggtcatctaaATACTCTTAACAACCCTTTTACAATTACAATGGTGCAATCTTTGCAATACCAAAACCTAAGACCATTTCCTAATTGAGACCCGCAATAGGCATACCTCCACAGGGAACGGTGTCTCCTGGGTCAAGGTCTTCGATGAAACCCTCCATCTCCCGGCtggggagcccacatgagacATTCATTGAGCCAATGCCCGGCTCATTCGCATCCGAATTACCATTCCCAAACGTCACCGTGGCAACGTTCTCCTTCAAACGCCAATAATCAATGTGGTCGCCTTTGGTAATCAAATCTCCCTCGTGCACCTtacctttcctcttcctcgacaccacTTGGAAACCATCCTTGTCCACTCTAGGTTGGTTTCGATTTGCCAATCTTGGGGCCGACGAACCAACATCCATTGTACCTTCCTTGCGCCTCTCTTGGTTGGCACATTCTTTATCCTTGTTTCTATGCTCATAGCTCGTTGAAGTGCCGGCCCATTCTAGCAAAGGAGATATTGCTCGAATAGTGCGTCGTTGTTGGCGTTCGGTGGTTCTTACTTCCATCACGTTCCTAAGATATTGAGAATAATCTCTTCCGTAGGGGgcgtagagatgtcaatctcaacGCATATCCTAGCAAAGGACAGTCGGGATTGGTTAATTGTGGCATTGTCGGCTTGTAATGGCTTGCCTAGTAGCTTGCGATCGCCATGAGGGCAGATTCCTCAAAAAGATGCGCTGGAATTCCCATGATGTTACACCAAGTGGCAACAATCGGtgactaaaaaaaattatcaaagtccggcgcccacttgaacaccctcatagGGTGTATATCAATTAGCCAATTCGGATTCCCATTAGGGCCATTAAGCACCTTATTATAATCAGCCACTTCTTGGAATTGGATTAAAATGTGCCTAGCATTCAAGTGTTTCCATGTGAAAGcaccaactagccccatacccCCAAAGCTTTTTTGGATTTGAAACGTAGATGGGAGCGAGTGGGAGAACTTCCCGACTAAGGCTAATCCTAGTTTCTCCAATAGATATTTTGTTTCTAAATTCGTAAATGAAAGAGATGGGGTACCTTCGTGGCGGCCGGCCGTCCCCATAGGCTTGGCATTGTCGGCATCAAGCGTGATTGGCTTGGCCTTTTGGCTAGTGTACAAGGTTGAAGCTCCCTCCACCTTCCCCATCCCTCCATGGGAGAATAATTGGCTTGCCTTCTTCCAAGCAGCCGCCGGACGAACCAGGTTTTCCGGCGAGAATTCTGGCGGTGATGCGTCGGAGCCGTGGTCATCTTTGCCTCCATCTTTGCCGAGAAGAGGATGCATAGTACATGGTGGAGATTTTGAATTCTAAATGGCATTTTCCACAAATGCACCAACATTATCTTGTCCAAGAAAAGTGGCCTTTTTCTTATCCTCCTTTTGTGAGTCACATACACCCACCAAatcacatgccaccccatccTTCACGTGGGCCATGGTACTTGCTATGGTCAGCCGGTTGACCATCACTTTCTCCATGCTTGATCCTCCAAGATTCCGGCCTGCCGGCGCCGGCGACATTCCGGCCATCTCCTCACCATCAAGCCCTTCCATTCCACTCGTCGGGACGCTCCCTTCCTTGGCCATTTGGGCTAGAGAGCTCAACATATCCCCAAAAGGTGCAAGCTTGTTTTCCTATGTCCCTTTCCTTTCACCATGGAGTTCTGCAACGAGACTATCAACCATTTCAaaaaccatcttcttcttagcctgactaacctccgaaccagattcaaggccgactcgtttgagggcttgtcgagctttctccgggtgAGGCGTGCCAACCCGTTTGGTTTTAGACCGTGCAATCGAATGAAACTTCCACTCCGGCGAGGAGAGGGGTTGCGTCGTGTGTTCCAAGGCCACGACATCCCCCTCCGGTAACTCACCACTggacttcaccatgtgtcggttgcaacaatcacattacacctccctcaaaggggtgggagggagggagagagggcgAATTCTatagagaagggagagcttttTACTCTCTTCAAACTTGGATGCCATAGGACCATGAGCAACCGCAGGACACACTGTCTGGGGGAGAAAGGCATGAAATCAACCGACGACGAGCATCCCCTCCAATGAGTCGAGGTGATCCTGTCGGCCAGAACTAGCACATGCATCATGAGTGGCCTGTcaaataacatgtgaatgaCGAGAAGGACGACCGCCATGCTTGCAGccgttcctctccgtccaaagaaaccaagcaatcaaacaaggaacaagaaaacatggcgggagccctctggaaagaagacctccgccagtgacctagtctaagtgcaatatcggTGCTCGTGTGAATCGGTGTGTGCGAGGAAGGAAACCAGGCATCGAAATACTCCCATGAAGAAACCGCCGACTGACTCGAAAAAGGACATGGCTGAGAGACTCGACCGAAGGAAACCTACAACACTGACACCTATACGCTAACTCAATTCCCCTCCTCTGCAACTTCTCATCCACCGGCAGCCTTTTTTTAACAAGGAAATTTTCCTCttttatatacttttttttaaaacaccGTCTCGGTGGAGGGTTcatgggtccctcatccctataatGGTGAATCACACATGGGGATGGAGTTGGCCAACCATTTGGTCAAAGATGGTACAAATCCTCACGTGAATCCTAAGGGAGATGGAGTGGCATGCTTGGATGTGGCTGCATGTGATTcacaaaaaaaggaaaggccaaaagctactttgcatggggaaggaaatgttggcccgccaagagtggcgcccaaaggtgGACACAAGGGCAGGGACTTCATCATGTAATGGGCATTCGATCAAGGCCAAAGAAGGAACCGACCAAATGAGGAACATGGAGGGAACAACAGTTGAAGAATCGTCGAAGACAAGAGTGGCTATCAGGTGTCAACCAAGTGTGGATGATGAtggattccaattggtgtcgagaaagaggaaaggcaaggttCATGAGGGCGACGTGCACCTCAAAGCGCAACACATTGATAcatggcatttgaaggagaatgttgctacggtgacatttgaGATTGATAAACCAGGCGTGAAGGAGCCGAGCACTGGCTCAATGAGTGTAGAATGTGGGCCCCCCGAGTGGGCGATGGAAGGATTCATTGAGGaccttgacccaggaggatGCGTCCCTTGTGGAGGTATTCCTATCGCTGGACTTGAATCTCTTTTAGAGTGAGAAGCTCCCCCTTCTCTCTAAAAACCTCACTATATTGACCCACCGGAATTTCCCACCCACCTCCACCTCAACATCCCGTCGACCAACAATCCACTTAGCCTCACGCCATAACAACCTTGCCGACCACCACCTTCACCGGCCGAGACAACCCCCTAACTACCGCCCTCGATCCCAAGCCTTTCCCGAGCAACCCCATCGCCCTCCCGGCCATGCCGGATGACCCGACGAGCGAGCCACCCCCTCTTGAGGGAGAGCAAACCCCCTCGGACCAACAAATGAAGTTTTGCTCGAAGGAATCAAACTCCCCGAAGGAGCCGTCTAAGAAAATGACGTTGAAGGCTGCTAAAGCAAAGATCAAGGCTCGAAAGAGCACTCCGGCCCCGACTACTAAAGGGGATGGTCGGAAGAGGTACGTACTCTCCCCACTTcccgaggacaagcaactaaggaagagAATCGACTTTGGGGAGGAAGATTGCGCCCCGGTTGTGAGCCCTAAATGCAAAAACTCGATCTTTCCGGTGCTTGTAAGTCCCAACATGGCGGACGCATTGCAAGAGGGGGAGAATGTGCAAGGAGAAGTTGAAGAGGTGATAGAAATGGAAAGGCCACATGTGGTCCGAGGCGCAACTTCCGACCTGGTGCTTTTCTCCGGCCAAGATTCCGTCCAAGTCACCGGAGAGGAGACGGCCGACCACGACATGGAGCCTTCTCAACCGAGCCATGACAAATCCATTGTACTTGGTGCTGCAAAAGTACAAGGAGCCTTGGGGGAGGAGATGGTCAACTTGCCTGATAAGGATATGGGAACAAAAATGCTTTTGGAAAGTAGGTTGGTCCCTTGCCAAAATGGAGAGTCACATGATGCACTAGCCGTTAGTGAGTTTTTGCAGCCTAACCCTACCAACCTTCTCCATGTTGCCTCCTTGGATGCGGCGGACATGCTAGACACCTTGGCGGCGCAGCCACTTCTCAACGCCGGCACGGCGGAGTCCGGCCGGCCGGCGGCCGAGCCAAACCATGCACCTCAATTTGGTATGAACTTCCCCTTGCTACCACCTTCAACCGCTTTCAAGGCCTACCAAACGGAGTTCCCACCCTTGGAGAAAGGTCGAACTCGAAAGCTACGTGATTCCTTTGAGCGTGGCCGACCGAAAGGTGCCGAGATGGTACCGAGTCCGTGCTCGAGTCAGCACGATCTCCCTTACACGCATGTCAAGCCGAGTGCGGGAGAAGGCCCCACGGTCTCGGCCAGCATGCCCGAGGCCCCGAAAATTGGGGCGAGCCCGTCATCATCTCCTAATTCCGAGGTAATGGCTGACCTCTTTAAGGTAACTCCATCAGCCACAATGAACGGACCACAATGTAGTAGAGAAGAGGGAGCCGGGGTCGGTTCGAACGGCAACTTGCCGGCCAATGGTGCCGAGATGGGCTCGGTAACCACAAATGCATGGCGCTCAATGGCGGACCTGATCAAGGGAGCCCCCGATCCGAATGGACCGCAAGTGTTCGTGGCCGACAAGATCCAAACCATTGGATTAGCATCAGTCTCAAATGGGATACCATCAATCTACTTCTCGGGGCTGGAAATCCGGAAGCTTGCCGAAAACGTAGGGCACGCCATTGTAGGTAAATTCTCACACTCTATCCCGACAGCCGgacaaattcaaaaggctcttAATAACATGAATTTTCAATGTGGCTTtacttggaaatacattaatgccaagcacattcttattcaatgcgaggacttggtgGATTACGCAAGGCTCCTTGTGGCCCGAAGGGGACGCCGGTGTGGCTCATCGATCGGCAtccaatgagggtgttcaaatggtctccggattttgacgcctattgtgagtccccgattgcAGCAATATGGTGTAACCTAATTGGCCTTCCGATCCACCTATTCGATCAATCAGCCCTCTTCGCCATTGGCAAGCTCCTAGGGACGCCAATACAAGTTGACCGAGCCACCGCGAACAAGACAAGGCTCTCCTTTGCGCGCATTTGCATCGAGATTGATATCACGAAACCACCCCCCGAAGAAATGATACTTGATATTTGTGGAAGAGAGACGGCCCAACAAGTGCGGTGGGATAAAATTCCAGCCTATTGTCGGGAGTGTAAGCACGTCGGCCACTCGAGCAATGTTTGCTATGCTGTGGGAAAGACCGAGAGGCCACCGAAAAGAAACTACAACAATGCAGGCCCCCAAAAAGCAAATCAAGATGGAAACGGTCCCACGGAAAAGCAAGCCACGGAAAAGCAAGCCAATTTGGAGGCCAAGCAAAATGATAACAATGAGTGGAGACGGCAAAGGAGAAACAAAGGAAAGGGATCACCCCCGAAAGCTAGGCAGAGTGGGGAGGAGTCGGTCTGGGAGGGTCCGGACATTGTGGGCAACCTTCAAGAAGATGATGGGCTTGGAAAAGGTCAACTTAACACAAGGCCGGTCCAAGGTGAGGAAGCCGCTACTAAATACTCAATGGGGCCGAGTCGAATAAAATCGAAAGATGAGGAATCAATGGGTGTGCCGTGGGAACATGGAGACACAAGCCGTCGGATGGCTTTGAGCTCCCGAGGTGGGTCAAGAGGGGGCTCGAGAGGGCGAGGGCGACATCCCTCATCAAACCATGGAAGGAGTGAAGATGAGTGGACGAGCAATGTCATGAGCACAAACAAGTACTACTCGCTCATGGCTAACGGGGAATTTGACGTCGAAGCATGTGGCGAGATGGATGAGGAGGAAATGGATTTCCAAACCTTTGGTTCACAACCTAAGGATGCCTCGCAACAAGTTGATGCCGACAACCACTCGATGGATGATGACCATCAGATTGTCATAttccaaggagggccttcaaccttCCGGGTATGACCCTAccttgttaatcatgtcttacaacctcatgttttggaacgctagGGGAATCGCTAATGCGCCGACCCAAAACGTCCTCAAAAGACTAATCAAGTGTTATAATGTcatgtttcttgcaataatggagccactcACTAATCCCGACCCGGATCGGTATTCCAAGGTGCTGGGTCTAAATTTCAAAGGATCAAATACGTCTGGTAAGATATGGGTATTCGCCGAGGAGGGTGCCAACTTCATCATTGAGGAGGACTCGGACCAAGTCCTACACGGAAGGCTTACTTCGCACCGCATGGCGAATCATATCTCCATTTCGGCCATCTACGCTAAATGTAGTAGGTTGGAGCGACACCCTCTGTGGGATAAAATGAGGGAGATATCATTCAGGACGGAAGGAACCCCGTGGCTGATTGGAGGGGATTTTAATACGATCCTTGCACACGAAGACAGGGTTGGTAGTGAAACCAACCGGCAAGCagagatgattgattttgccGAAGCAATTGAAGATTGCCGGCTTTTGGACCCGGGATTCGATGGTGcggagttcacttgggctaaaAATGGCTTGTTTGAGAGGTTGGACAGGCTGCTTGTTAATGAGGCATGGTCTAATGCATTTGAGGCAACAAGGGTGACTAATCTCCCAAGGGTTTCCTCAGATCATGGTCCGATTCTTGCAAGGTGTAAGATGCCGAGGCTTCCCTCCGGGGGCAGCGCCTTTcgtttccaaaacatgtgggtccggcatgaAGGCTTCCTGCAGCTTGTGCAGAATATTTGGGCTCAACCAACAGAGGCGAGTGGGCTATTGAATCTCCAAACTAAGCTTGCTAGGAGCAAAAAGGCCCTCAAGGCgtggaacaaggaggtttttggCAACATTCACGCCAATCTCAAAGGAATGGAGGAAAGAATCGCGCAGGCTCAAGCCGACTTTGAGGCTGATCCAACGCCACACAATAGATCCGAGATCAACAAaagcattgccgagtacatcctccttctccggatggaggaggacttctggagGCAAAAGGCGGCTCTAAGGTGGCTAGTAGATGGAGATAAGAATACCagattctaccaaagctgggtgaagcagaagagagtTAGACTCCGAATTCACTCTATCAATGTGAATGGCCGGGAGATTGCAGATGAAACTGAGATACGGCACTCGGCGGTCGAATTCTTTCGGAGCCTTCTCGCCCCAGACACCCCGGACCTTGAGGACCCAGACCTTGATCTTATTCAACAACTCCCCCCCTCATCGGATCTTGAGGAGCTACACTACCCACCGAACTCTGAGGAGGTGAAGAAAGCGGTTTTTGACA
Encoded here:
- the LOC121754515 gene encoding uncharacterized protein LOC121754515, producing MVLWHPPNAPWVKLKTNGAFSTSTLAVEEGGLVRGSDGGLLRAFYAPVAASSSFEEELLALIRGLEMAMELSIHIWIELDSVGLVSLLSSGHLSSADFRHHMALIRSMTAQRQVRFSHIYREGNRDANFLAGRGVQTLALTYFDPISAPRYLKVLVRMD